Proteins co-encoded in one Nonlabens agnitus genomic window:
- a CDS encoding DUF4174 domain-containing protein, with product MSKFLFYKLILITATMNSQDLKTHQWKNRLILVFNNGSDATEYRKQISDLKEASVGCEERKLLMYQVLPSEVRLNDFTGAKSEKWNATTDLFTEFMQKDDRFKVVLIGLDGTVKEERDEPISSKELFEIIDGMSMRQAEMRRQE from the coding sequence ATGAGCAAATTTCTTTTCTACAAACTCATCCTAATCACAGCCACTATGAACTCTCAAGATCTTAAAACGCATCAATGGAAAAACCGATTGATTCTAGTATTCAATAATGGTTCAGATGCAACAGAGTACCGCAAGCAGATTTCTGATCTTAAGGAAGCCAGCGTAGGTTGTGAAGAGCGAAAGTTACTAATGTATCAAGTATTGCCCAGCGAGGTGAGATTGAACGATTTTACTGGAGCAAAATCTGAAAAATGGAATGCCACTACAGATCTCTTTACAGAATTCATGCAAAAGGATGATCGATTTAAAGTCGTACTCATTGGTCTAGACGGTACCGTCAAAGAGGAACGCGATGAACCCATCAGTTCAAAAGAATTATTTGAAATCATTGACGGTATGTCTATGAGACAGGCAGAAATGCGCCGACAAGAATAG
- the rsmA gene encoding 16S rRNA (adenine(1518)-N(6)/adenine(1519)-N(6))-dimethyltransferase RsmA — protein MAKKQFKKYTTQDKGVTAKKHLGQHFLKDENVAIQIADSLSYEGYDQVLEIGPGTGVLTKHVIRKGIKVTALELDSESVVYLKHSFPIEHAKIVTPQTFEVIETDFLQKDLTEIYGDQPFAIIGNFPYNISTQIVFKTVENRDQIPEFGGMFQKEVAQRICAQHGSKTYGILSVLTQAYYDAEYLFTVGPEVFDPPPRVHSGVLSLKRKPNHDQLSCSYDKLRQVVKLAFNQRRKTLRNSLKSMDLPDDMREREIFDLRPEQISVQEFVDLTTEIEALS, from the coding sequence TTGGCTAAAAAGCAATTTAAAAAATACACCACACAGGATAAAGGCGTTACCGCCAAAAAGCATCTGGGACAACACTTTCTCAAGGATGAAAACGTCGCCATACAGATTGCAGACTCGCTTTCTTATGAAGGCTACGATCAAGTGCTGGAAATAGGTCCTGGAACAGGTGTCCTTACAAAACACGTTATAAGAAAAGGCATTAAGGTTACCGCGCTGGAACTGGACAGCGAATCTGTGGTGTATCTCAAACATTCCTTTCCTATTGAGCATGCAAAAATTGTGACGCCTCAAACTTTTGAAGTTATTGAAACAGACTTTTTGCAAAAGGATTTGACGGAGATTTATGGTGACCAACCGTTTGCGATCATAGGTAATTTCCCATATAATATTAGTACTCAAATCGTTTTCAAAACAGTTGAAAATCGGGATCAGATTCCTGAATTTGGTGGGATGTTTCAAAAAGAAGTGGCGCAGCGCATTTGCGCGCAGCACGGCTCAAAAACCTATGGAATCCTATCGGTTTTGACGCAAGCTTATTATGATGCTGAATATCTTTTTACGGTAGGTCCAGAAGTTTTTGATCCGCCGCCACGAGTACATAGCGGTGTGTTATCGCTCAAGCGAAAGCCCAATCACGACCAGCTCTCCTGCTCTTATGACAAGCTTAGACAAGTTGTAAAACTGGCATTTAACCAGCGACGCAAGACCCTAAGAAATTCCTTGAAATCTATGGACTTACCAGATGATATGAGGGAACGTGAGATATTTGATTTGAGGCCAGAGCAAATATCAGTTCAGGAATTTGTGGATTTGACTACAGAAATTGAGGCCTTGTCCTAA
- a CDS encoding DUF4286 family protein: protein MVIYNVTSNMAQSLEKEWLEWTREHIAQVLGTGLFMDARLTRVMVEEQDGSSTFSIQYKASSREALELYYEKHAPALRQEAIKKFGDRVLSFRTELDMIDEYRVTGNMN, encoded by the coding sequence ATGGTAATTTACAACGTGACCAGTAACATGGCACAATCACTGGAAAAAGAATGGCTGGAATGGACGCGTGAGCACATCGCACAGGTGTTGGGCACTGGCTTGTTTATGGACGCGCGATTGACTAGGGTCATGGTAGAAGAGCAAGATGGCAGCAGTACTTTTTCCATTCAATATAAAGCTTCCAGCCGTGAGGCATTGGAACTATACTATGAGAAGCACGCACCGGCATTGCGCCAGGAAGCCATCAAGAAATTTGGGGACAGAGTGCTCTCTTTTAGGACAGAACTGGATATGATCGATGAATATCGAGTGACTGGAAACATGAATTAA
- a CDS encoding YpdA family putative bacillithiol disulfide reductase, whose product MDAKIYDVLIIGAGPIGIACALEAKKAGLNYVVVEKGPIVNSLYHYPTNMHFFSTSEKLEIDEIPFISKEAKPSKQEALEYYRRIATSNKLNISLFEKALKVNNNDLFEVITDKGKWYAQNIIIATGFYDIPNKLKLPGEDLKKVTHYYDDPHLYAFQKVAVVGASNSAVDAALEIYRKGGDVTMVIRGESIGERVKYWVKPDIENRIKEGSIKAYFNSEITEIKEDEITISHNGESIDLENDFVVALTGYKPNFAFLTMMRIDLQGDKMIPKYDENTMETNVENVYLAGVICGGKETHKWFIENSRVHASMIIEDIKTKEKAAV is encoded by the coding sequence ATGGATGCAAAGATTTATGATGTATTAATTATTGGAGCTGGACCTATAGGTATTGCTTGCGCGCTAGAGGCTAAAAAAGCAGGCCTAAATTATGTAGTTGTTGAGAAAGGTCCTATTGTCAACTCCTTATATCACTACCCTACAAATATGCATTTCTTCTCTACCAGTGAGAAACTGGAAATTGATGAAATTCCATTTATTTCTAAAGAAGCCAAACCCAGCAAACAAGAGGCTTTAGAATATTACCGCCGCATTGCTACCTCCAATAAGCTGAACATTTCCCTTTTTGAGAAAGCCCTTAAAGTGAACAACAACGATTTATTTGAAGTCATCACCGACAAAGGGAAATGGTACGCTCAAAACATCATCATTGCAACCGGTTTTTACGACATACCCAACAAACTCAAATTACCTGGCGAGGACCTCAAAAAGGTCACGCATTATTATGATGATCCGCATTTGTATGCCTTCCAGAAAGTAGCTGTCGTTGGAGCCAGTAATAGTGCCGTAGATGCTGCTCTTGAAATTTACCGTAAAGGTGGTGATGTTACGATGGTGATACGTGGTGAATCCATAGGAGAGCGAGTGAAATACTGGGTCAAGCCAGACATTGAAAACCGCATTAAGGAAGGTAGCATCAAAGCTTACTTCAATTCAGAAATTACCGAAATAAAAGAAGATGAAATCACCATTTCCCATAATGGAGAATCGATTGATCTGGAGAATGATTTTGTGGTGGCGTTAACTGGCTACAAGCCTAATTTTGCCTTTCTAACCATGATGAGAATCGACCTGCAAGGTGACAAGATGATACCTAAGTATGATGAGAACACCATGGAAACCAATGTTGAGAATGTTTATCTAGCAGGTGTTATTTGTGGCGGTAAAGAAACGCATAAATGGTTTATAGAAAATAGCCGTGTGCATGCTTCCATGATCATAGAAGATATCAAGACCAAAGAAAAAGCTGCGGTCTAA
- a CDS encoding 4Fe-4S binding protein has translation MSIFQRNMSLTGEPPKSLTAGQKIFTALGLFGLAILILANFNLSFPNKTLWLSIALGSIFAGVVGFAWSAYAGKSAGIKNDGVWFKSISSRGFWAWCAILAFSGFYVILYFYPQYLGLVQDGDNTGVIALFDPLSYFLNGGPASQWFVYGTLYTIAILSFGIKFIWKYRHNRYEMIRTGSVMFFQTAFAFIIPEIMTGLNKPYYDFKNIWPLNYDLFNGYKIDEFLRAGNFGVAMLIFGVASIFVITPILTYKYGKRWYCSWVCGCGGLAETAGDSFRQLSNKKKYAWNVERWVIHSVVVFAVVMTTAVVYSYLKGNESASSIGSWNDFSNKVVFIGAQDQKPVHEVVLAAQEAGASRVVYLDRTESDTPIELQSTEGINIPFDVVKEENNSQGLTQIMDQQQATLLPMDRSKDDIFIEKGTESVIYDNVWLSKEFFVWGVVGLLTLVFGLVFLFRREQLAKDAKIGAVAYFVIVIGLLLFTYMDGSGKLFMFESWKLNQFYGFLIGAVFSGVIGTGFYPIFGNRVWCRFGCPMAAILGFQQRMFSRFRITTNGGQCISCGNCSTYCEMGIDVRAYAQKGENIVRSSCVGCGICSAVCPRGVLKLENGPMEGRINSEAVLLGQDPDLMALLSDHKSA, from the coding sequence ATGTCTATATTTCAACGTAATATGTCGCTTACCGGCGAGCCGCCTAAATCGCTCACCGCTGGTCAAAAGATCTTCACAGCCTTAGGGTTGTTTGGCTTGGCCATTTTGATTCTAGCCAATTTCAACCTGAGTTTTCCCAATAAAACGCTGTGGCTGTCCATTGCTCTAGGTAGCATATTTGCTGGAGTCGTTGGGTTTGCCTGGTCTGCGTATGCTGGCAAAAGCGCAGGAATCAAGAATGATGGTGTCTGGTTCAAATCGATTTCCAGTCGTGGTTTCTGGGCGTGGTGTGCCATACTCGCATTTAGCGGATTTTATGTCATACTCTATTTTTATCCGCAGTATTTGGGACTGGTTCAAGATGGAGATAACACTGGAGTGATTGCCTTGTTTGATCCTTTGTCCTATTTCCTAAATGGTGGACCAGCGAGCCAGTGGTTTGTCTACGGTACGTTATACACGATTGCCATTCTTTCCTTTGGGATCAAGTTTATCTGGAAATACCGCCACAATAGATATGAAATGATACGCACCGGTAGTGTGATGTTTTTCCAGACAGCCTTTGCGTTTATCATCCCTGAAATCATGACAGGTTTGAACAAGCCGTATTATGATTTTAAAAATATCTGGCCATTGAACTACGATCTGTTTAATGGATATAAAATAGATGAGTTTTTACGTGCTGGGAATTTTGGGGTTGCGATGCTGATTTTTGGTGTGGCATCTATTTTTGTGATCACACCTATTCTTACCTACAAATACGGGAAACGCTGGTATTGTAGCTGGGTTTGTGGCTGCGGTGGTCTGGCAGAAACTGCTGGAGATTCCTTTAGACAACTATCCAATAAAAAGAAATACGCTTGGAACGTCGAGCGATGGGTCATTCACAGCGTGGTCGTATTTGCTGTGGTCATGACGACCGCAGTAGTGTACTCGTATTTAAAAGGAAATGAATCGGCGAGCAGTATAGGTAGCTGGAATGACTTTAGCAACAAAGTGGTTTTTATAGGCGCTCAAGATCAAAAACCAGTTCATGAAGTGGTCCTTGCTGCACAAGAAGCTGGTGCATCACGTGTGGTTTATCTAGATCGCACCGAAAGTGACACGCCTATAGAATTACAGTCTACAGAAGGTATCAACATCCCATTTGATGTGGTCAAGGAAGAAAATAATTCTCAAGGCCTTACCCAGATCATGGACCAACAACAGGCTACGTTATTACCCATGGATCGCAGTAAAGATGATATTTTCATCGAGAAGGGTACAGAAAGTGTCATTTATGATAACGTCTGGCTAAGCAAGGAATTCTTTGTTTGGGGCGTTGTTGGATTGTTGACTCTGGTTTTTGGTCTAGTGTTTTTATTCCGTCGGGAACAGCTTGCCAAAGATGCTAAAATAGGTGCCGTTGCCTACTTTGTGATTGTCATTGGACTATTGCTTTTTACTTATATGGATGGCTCTGGGAAACTCTTTATGTTTGAATCCTGGAAGCTTAATCAGTTCTACGGGTTTTTGATAGGCGCTGTGTTTTCTGGAGTGATAGGTACTGGCTTTTATCCCATTTTTGGGAACCGCGTTTGGTGTCGTTTTGGCTGTCCCATGGCGGCAATCCTAGGCTTTCAACAGCGTATGTTCTCAAGATTTAGAATCACTACCAATGGCGGTCAATGCATTTCTTGTGGTAACTGCTCGACGTATTGTGAGATGGGAATCGACGTACGTGCCTATGCCCAGAAAGGTGAGAACATCGTGCGCTCCAGCTGCGTAGGCTGTGGTATTTGTAGTGCCGTGTGTCCACGTGGTGTCTTGAAATTAGAAAACGGTCCCATGGAAGGTCGCATCAATAGCGAGGCTGTTTTGTTGGGTCAGGATCCAGATTTGATGGCCTTGTTGAGCGATCACAAATCTGCTTAA